The following nucleotide sequence is from Gemmatimonadota bacterium.
CCCGACTTCATAGTTGGTGACGCTCTCCGGCTGATAGGTCAGCAGGGGGGCCAACTCGGGCGCCCTGGTCACATTGAGTTCGTCGTTGAACGAGCCTGACAGGAACCCCTGGGCGATCGTCCCGTAGACCATGCCCTCATCGAAGTTTCGCGTCAGGCTGATCGCCGGGGTCGTCGCGCTGAAGTCCGCCGAAGTATCGTTGTAGAACCCGGCGTCAAAAATGGAATCGTAAGTCAGGATATAGTCCGGCGTGCAGAAGCCTGAACGGGGCGGGTCGCCAGGTCCGCCGAACCTGCAGGTTCCCGGCACTGTCTCGAGCTCTACCAGGTTGAACACCCGGGTCTCGTCCGTGTATCGGGCCCCAAGGTCCAGCGTCCAGGCATCGGTCAGGTCGATGGTGACATGACCGAAAAAGGCCGTGGACTCGGTGCCGATGTAGCCGCTCATCCCGGCGGGAAAGGGGCCGGGGCCCGAGAAGGTTCTCGGACTGGACAACCAGTCGAACTGTGTCCCGCCATCGGGCATGCATGTGATGGCAGCTCCCGAGCCCGGATCGCTCAGCGCGGCAAAATTTGCCAGGGTCTTCCGCAGGCAGTCGCCCTGACCTGCGAATGTCTCGTCATCGAACAAGTGGGCGCCCACCACGAAGTCCACGCGCTCGTTGGCTGCGGCGGTGACCAGGAATTCGAAACCGGCCGTCTCGCGAACGGTCCCGGGACCCGGAAACGGTGGCGTCCCGATGGCGTCGATCTGAATGACGGAATAATCCCTGTCCTGATAGTAGTTATAGTCGGTTTCGTGGGTCGACGCGATGACCTTGATATTGAGATTGTCCAGTCCCCCGATTTCGCCGGCCGAATCCCACTGGCCCGTCGCGTTGAAGTTCGTGTTGTCCAGCTCGAGCATGGACGCTTTCTCGGCCGAAGTCACGAAATCGCCCATCGCGTTGTCGGTGTTGCAGGCCTCCCAATAATCGAGCACGGCGCCCGGATAGAGCCGCTCGACATGTCCGCCGGTGTTGACCCGGTACTGGTTGGGAGGGCCTTCCTCCACGGGGACGCCGTTCACGAGCACCACGTCGCCATTGGAAGGTCTTCCGAACCTGTAGGTGCCGCCCCACTGGCCAACGCCGTTTTCGTAGACCGGGCCGTTATAGATCTGTGCGGGACGAACAACCACGCCATTAACCGTGACCTCCTTG
It contains:
- a CDS encoding TonB-dependent receptor encodes the protein MKFNKVILGTMGLAAGALLFSQGEVAKAQQSASAQAMLEEVVVTARRREESLQDLPLSVAAITADAMQAQGIYDIMDITDYVPNVNFTNTGRRGVTALYIRGIGNDTPLSLAPVGAGVYIDGHYLPNTVGNMLNTVDIERIEVLRGPQGTLFGKNTTGGAINIVSAKPAPEFEGSALARIGGFGQADFRGMVNIPLSDIAAARFSASKESSDGFYYNRTLDSDWGATDLTAFTAALRLTPDDNWTVDLGFRGNYQDDHNAPGQCRARPTQGQVDNLAKEVTVNGVVVRPAQIYNGPVYENGVGQWGGTYRFGRPSNGDVVLVNGVPVEEGPPNQYRVNTGGHVERLYPGAVLDYWEACNTDNAMGDFVTSAEKASMLELDNTNFNATGQWDSAGEIGGLDNLNIKVIASTHETDYNYYQDRDYSVIQIDAIGTPPFPGPGTVRETAGFEFLVTAAANERVDFVVGAHLFDDETFAGQGDCLRKTLANFAALSDPGSGAAITCMPDGGTQFDWLSSPRTFSGPGPFPAGMSGYIGTESTAFFGHVTIDLTDAWTLDLGARYTDETRVFNLVELETVPGTCRFGGPGDPPRSGFCTPDYILTYDSIFDAGFYNDTSADFSATTPAISLTRNFDEGMVYGTIAQGFLSGSFNDELNVTRAPELAPLLTYQPESVTNYEVG